In Lineus longissimus chromosome 7, tnLinLong1.2, whole genome shotgun sequence, a genomic segment contains:
- the LOC135491080 gene encoding MAP kinase-activated protein kinase 2-like: MDSSHRALRPRKNPITDEFNISGTVLGLGINGKVVECFSKATGEKFALKVLRDVPKARREVDLHWRASTCRHIVNIVQVYENIHGGQRCLLVVMECMEGGELFTRIQERADAAFTEREAAAIITDIAKAIDYLHSLDIAHRDLKPENLLYTKPGDDGILKLTDFGFAKEIQAHKSLQTPCYTPYYVAPEVLGPEKYDKSCDMWSLGVIMYILLCGYPPFYSNHGLAISPGMKKRIRNGTYDFPKAEWRHVSQQAKDLIKGLLKINPDERLTIKEVMRNNWICQHATVPQTPLCSVQVLKEEEDMWVDVQDEMASALATMRVDYDQVRLKTIQDSKNPMLEKRRKKAMHH, encoded by the exons ATGGATAGCTCACACCGAGCATTGCGACCGAGAAAGAACCCAATTACTGATGAATTCAATATATCAGGAACAGTTCTAGGCCTTGGAATAAATGGGAAAGTAGTAGAATGCTTCTCCAAAGCTACGGGTGAAAAGTTCGCCCTCAAG GTTTTACGGGATGTTCCGAAAGCAAGACGAGAGGTGGACCTCCATTGGAGGGCATCGACCTGCAGACATATTGTGAATATAGTACAAGTTTATGAAAATATCCATGGAGGGCAAAGATGTCTACTTGTTGTTATGGAATG TATGGAGGGTGGTGAATTATTCACAAGGATACAGGAACGAGCAGATGCAGCTTTCACAGAAAGAG AGGCAGCAGCCATTATTACCGACATAGCCAAAGCCATTGATTATTTACACTCGCTGGATATTGCACACAGAGACCTCAAG CCAGAGAACTTACTTTACACTAAGCCTGGTGACGATGGGATCCTGAAGTTAACAGATTTTGGGTTTGCTAAAGAAATCCAGGCACATAAGTCATTACAAACCCCATGTTATACGCCGTATTATGTAG CCCCAGAAGTATTAGGACCTgagaaatatgataaatcatgtgacatgtGGTCATTAGGAGTTATCATGTATATATT ATTATGTGGCTATCCACCGTTCTACAGTAATCACGGCTTAGCGATCTCACCGGGGATGAAGAAGAGGATTAGAAACGGAACATATGATTTCCCCAAGGCTGAATGGAGACATGTTTCACAGCAAG CGAAAGATCTGATCAAAGGTTTATTGAAGATCAACCCGGATGAAAGATTGACCATTAAAGAAGTAATGAGAAATAACTGGATTTGT caACATGCGACAGTGCCACAAACTCCGCTCTGCTCGGTGCAAGTGTTGAAAGAGGAGGAGGATATGTGGGTGGACGTCCAG gATGAGATGGCCAGCGCCCTAGCGACCATGCGAGTCGACTATGACCAGGTCCGCCTTAAAACAATTCAGGACAGCAAAAATCCTATGCTGGAAAAGCGACGCAAGAAAGCCATGCATCATTAA
- the LOC135491082 gene encoding protein cereblon-like isoform X2 — MAEDDMLPLLGFELDGDEDDDDEIELEEEPQDFPPTDMAEGNAEAGGDESKKKSDKDEKKKKKERRGSEVNYDRSLPAAHSYLGSDLEELHGRTIHDDDSYQSLPLLSLPGVVLVPGQTLPLHIFQQQIVSMIRHCVNTDKTFGLVNSRYLSDDFVPTLANIGTTAEILSLKEDSDDATGISEVKMKAIGRQRFRVMETRRQTDGVVMAQVRILPEKVLSECLFGARPQSQCKCCFLEPVKKREVVQSVAVNRSGNYFTYPSSTKRRKIDRFTAADVTWWPPWVYRQYDVIYLMESMKNELTSWNDTIQGDRMPQDPVEFSFWVAGNLPLDDSMKLRLLQIDNAVQRLRCELSIMQKCTKLCCRECGHHIANKNDVFTLSLEGPMGTFVNPGGYVHETLTVFKAQGLTFIGRPSTEHSWFPGYAWTILQCRHCASHMGWKFTAHKKKLKPDKFFGLTRTAIIPGLDNQEHEWMPSI, encoded by the exons atgGCCGAAGATGACATGTTGCCTCTTTTGGGTTTTGAGTTAGATG gggatgaagatgatgatgatgagatagAGTTGGAAGAAGAGCCCCAAGACTTTCCACCTACAGACATGGCAGAAGGTAATGCAGAAGCAGGAGGTGATGAATCTAAGAAGAAAAGTgataaagatgaaaagaaaaagaagaaggaacgAAGAGGGAGTGAAGTTAATTATGACAGGTCATTACCAGCTGCACACTCA TACCTGGGCTCAGATTTAGAAGAACTCCATGGACGTACAATCCACGATGACGACTCTTACCAAAGTCTACCCCTGCTGAGTTTACCTGGTGTGGTGCTGGTCCCTGGGCAGACGTTACCTTTACACATATTCCAGCAACAGATTGTCTCCATGATTAGGCACTGTGTCAACACTGACAAGACATTTGGTTTAGTCAATTCAAG GTACCTCAGTGATGACTTCGTCCCAACGTTAGCGAACATTGGTACCACAGCTGAGATTTTATCTCTGAAAGAAGACTCGGATGATGCCACAGGAATCTCAGAAGTTAAGATGAAGGCTATCGGCCGGCAGAGGTTTCGAGTCATGGAGACAAGGAGACAGACTGATGG GGTTGTCATGGCACAGGTCCGAATCCTCCCAGAAAAGGTGTTATCAGAGTGTTTGTTTGGTGCTCGTCCACAGTCGCAATGCAAGTGTTGCTTTTTGGAGCCGGTAAAGAAGAGGGAAGTTGTCCAGTCAGTAGCTGTCAATAGAAGTGGCAATTATTTCACGTACCCATCTTCAACGAAGCGGCGGAAGATTGATCGATTTACTGCAGCAGATGTGACCTGGTGGCCGCCATGGGTGTACCGACAGTACGATGTG ATTTACCTTATGGAAAGTATGAAGAATGAACTCACAAGTTGGAATGATACTATCCAGGGTGACCGGATGCCACAAGATCCAGTCGAGTTTTCATTCTGGGTGGCTGGCAACCTGCCGCTAGATGACAGCATGAAGTTACGACTGCTCCAAATTGACAATGCTGTACAAAGATTAAGATGTGAATTAAGCATCATGCAGAAG TGTACTAAACTCTGTTGTCGAGAGTGTGGCCATCACATCGCCAACAAGAATGATGTGTTCACGCTGTCGTTGGAGGGCCCGATGGGGACGTTTGTCAATCCTGGTGGTTATGTTCATGAAACTCTTACAGTATTCAAGGCTCAAGGTCTCACATTTATCGGTCGACCATCAACAGAACATAGTTGGTTCCCAGG CTATGCCTGGACAATATTACAGTGTCGACATTGCGCCAGTCACATGGGATGGAAATTCACTGCACACAAAAAGAAGTTAAAACCAGATAAATTTTTCGGCCTGACACGGACGGCAATCATTCCTGGATTGGACAATCAGGAACATGAATGGATGCCATCGATTTGA
- the LOC135491082 gene encoding protein cereblon-like isoform X1 codes for MAEDDMLPLLGFELDGGHNSDDSGDEDDDDEIELEEEPQDFPPTDMAEGNAEAGGDESKKKSDKDEKKKKKERRGSEVNYDRSLPAAHSYLGSDLEELHGRTIHDDDSYQSLPLLSLPGVVLVPGQTLPLHIFQQQIVSMIRHCVNTDKTFGLVNSRYLSDDFVPTLANIGTTAEILSLKEDSDDATGISEVKMKAIGRQRFRVMETRRQTDGVVMAQVRILPEKVLSECLFGARPQSQCKCCFLEPVKKREVVQSVAVNRSGNYFTYPSSTKRRKIDRFTAADVTWWPPWVYRQYDVIYLMESMKNELTSWNDTIQGDRMPQDPVEFSFWVAGNLPLDDSMKLRLLQIDNAVQRLRCELSIMQKCTKLCCRECGHHIANKNDVFTLSLEGPMGTFVNPGGYVHETLTVFKAQGLTFIGRPSTEHSWFPGYAWTILQCRHCASHMGWKFTAHKKKLKPDKFFGLTRTAIIPGLDNQEHEWMPSI; via the exons atgGCCGAAGATGACATGTTGCCTCTTTTGGGTTTTGAGTTAGATGGTGGGCATAATTCTGATGATAGTG gggatgaagatgatgatgatgagatagAGTTGGAAGAAGAGCCCCAAGACTTTCCACCTACAGACATGGCAGAAGGTAATGCAGAAGCAGGAGGTGATGAATCTAAGAAGAAAAGTgataaagatgaaaagaaaaagaagaaggaacgAAGAGGGAGTGAAGTTAATTATGACAGGTCATTACCAGCTGCACACTCA TACCTGGGCTCAGATTTAGAAGAACTCCATGGACGTACAATCCACGATGACGACTCTTACCAAAGTCTACCCCTGCTGAGTTTACCTGGTGTGGTGCTGGTCCCTGGGCAGACGTTACCTTTACACATATTCCAGCAACAGATTGTCTCCATGATTAGGCACTGTGTCAACACTGACAAGACATTTGGTTTAGTCAATTCAAG GTACCTCAGTGATGACTTCGTCCCAACGTTAGCGAACATTGGTACCACAGCTGAGATTTTATCTCTGAAAGAAGACTCGGATGATGCCACAGGAATCTCAGAAGTTAAGATGAAGGCTATCGGCCGGCAGAGGTTTCGAGTCATGGAGACAAGGAGACAGACTGATGG GGTTGTCATGGCACAGGTCCGAATCCTCCCAGAAAAGGTGTTATCAGAGTGTTTGTTTGGTGCTCGTCCACAGTCGCAATGCAAGTGTTGCTTTTTGGAGCCGGTAAAGAAGAGGGAAGTTGTCCAGTCAGTAGCTGTCAATAGAAGTGGCAATTATTTCACGTACCCATCTTCAACGAAGCGGCGGAAGATTGATCGATTTACTGCAGCAGATGTGACCTGGTGGCCGCCATGGGTGTACCGACAGTACGATGTG ATTTACCTTATGGAAAGTATGAAGAATGAACTCACAAGTTGGAATGATACTATCCAGGGTGACCGGATGCCACAAGATCCAGTCGAGTTTTCATTCTGGGTGGCTGGCAACCTGCCGCTAGATGACAGCATGAAGTTACGACTGCTCCAAATTGACAATGCTGTACAAAGATTAAGATGTGAATTAAGCATCATGCAGAAG TGTACTAAACTCTGTTGTCGAGAGTGTGGCCATCACATCGCCAACAAGAATGATGTGTTCACGCTGTCGTTGGAGGGCCCGATGGGGACGTTTGTCAATCCTGGTGGTTATGTTCATGAAACTCTTACAGTATTCAAGGCTCAAGGTCTCACATTTATCGGTCGACCATCAACAGAACATAGTTGGTTCCCAGG CTATGCCTGGACAATATTACAGTGTCGACATTGCGCCAGTCACATGGGATGGAAATTCACTGCACACAAAAAGAAGTTAAAACCAGATAAATTTTTCGGCCTGACACGGACGGCAATCATTCCTGGATTGGACAATCAGGAACATGAATGGATGCCATCGATTTGA
- the LOC135491082 gene encoding protein cereblon-like isoform X3, which yields MAEGNAEAGGDESKKKSDKDEKKKKKERRGSEVNYDRSLPAAHSYLGSDLEELHGRTIHDDDSYQSLPLLSLPGVVLVPGQTLPLHIFQQQIVSMIRHCVNTDKTFGLVNSRYLSDDFVPTLANIGTTAEILSLKEDSDDATGISEVKMKAIGRQRFRVMETRRQTDGVVMAQVRILPEKVLSECLFGARPQSQCKCCFLEPVKKREVVQSVAVNRSGNYFTYPSSTKRRKIDRFTAADVTWWPPWVYRQYDVIYLMESMKNELTSWNDTIQGDRMPQDPVEFSFWVAGNLPLDDSMKLRLLQIDNAVQRLRCELSIMQKCTKLCCRECGHHIANKNDVFTLSLEGPMGTFVNPGGYVHETLTVFKAQGLTFIGRPSTEHSWFPGYAWTILQCRHCASHMGWKFTAHKKKLKPDKFFGLTRTAIIPGLDNQEHEWMPSI from the exons ATGGCAGAAGGTAATGCAGAAGCAGGAGGTGATGAATCTAAGAAGAAAAGTgataaagatgaaaagaaaaagaagaaggaacgAAGAGGGAGTGAAGTTAATTATGACAGGTCATTACCAGCTGCACACTCA TACCTGGGCTCAGATTTAGAAGAACTCCATGGACGTACAATCCACGATGACGACTCTTACCAAAGTCTACCCCTGCTGAGTTTACCTGGTGTGGTGCTGGTCCCTGGGCAGACGTTACCTTTACACATATTCCAGCAACAGATTGTCTCCATGATTAGGCACTGTGTCAACACTGACAAGACATTTGGTTTAGTCAATTCAAG GTACCTCAGTGATGACTTCGTCCCAACGTTAGCGAACATTGGTACCACAGCTGAGATTTTATCTCTGAAAGAAGACTCGGATGATGCCACAGGAATCTCAGAAGTTAAGATGAAGGCTATCGGCCGGCAGAGGTTTCGAGTCATGGAGACAAGGAGACAGACTGATGG GGTTGTCATGGCACAGGTCCGAATCCTCCCAGAAAAGGTGTTATCAGAGTGTTTGTTTGGTGCTCGTCCACAGTCGCAATGCAAGTGTTGCTTTTTGGAGCCGGTAAAGAAGAGGGAAGTTGTCCAGTCAGTAGCTGTCAATAGAAGTGGCAATTATTTCACGTACCCATCTTCAACGAAGCGGCGGAAGATTGATCGATTTACTGCAGCAGATGTGACCTGGTGGCCGCCATGGGTGTACCGACAGTACGATGTG ATTTACCTTATGGAAAGTATGAAGAATGAACTCACAAGTTGGAATGATACTATCCAGGGTGACCGGATGCCACAAGATCCAGTCGAGTTTTCATTCTGGGTGGCTGGCAACCTGCCGCTAGATGACAGCATGAAGTTACGACTGCTCCAAATTGACAATGCTGTACAAAGATTAAGATGTGAATTAAGCATCATGCAGAAG TGTACTAAACTCTGTTGTCGAGAGTGTGGCCATCACATCGCCAACAAGAATGATGTGTTCACGCTGTCGTTGGAGGGCCCGATGGGGACGTTTGTCAATCCTGGTGGTTATGTTCATGAAACTCTTACAGTATTCAAGGCTCAAGGTCTCACATTTATCGGTCGACCATCAACAGAACATAGTTGGTTCCCAGG CTATGCCTGGACAATATTACAGTGTCGACATTGCGCCAGTCACATGGGATGGAAATTCACTGCACACAAAAAGAAGTTAAAACCAGATAAATTTTTCGGCCTGACACGGACGGCAATCATTCCTGGATTGGACAATCAGGAACATGAATGGATGCCATCGATTTGA